A window of Streptomyces armeniacus contains these coding sequences:
- a CDS encoding sulfite exporter TauE/SafE family protein, with amino-acid sequence MRTLIVLALAGLGAQLVDGSLGMAYGVTSTTLLLAVGTNPAAASATVHLAEIGTTLVSGAAHWRFGNVDWRVVTRIGVPGAIGAFAGATFLSNLSTETAEPVMSLILLTLGIYVLSRFTVSGLPTTNLDKPLRRRFLSPLGLVAGFVDATGGGGWGPVGTPALLASGRMEPRKVIGSIDTSEFLVSVAASLGFLAGLGSEGIDATWVAALLLGGVIAAPIAAWLVRHIPPRVLGSAVGGVIILTNARTLLRGDWLNASEGVVWTVYVVVYALWAAAVTHSIRAHLRTEAEARAAAGSASASASADESAAESGADAGAGRVHEPAGAAAGAPAGAAAGARDDSSGPDEPTEPTPAV; translated from the coding sequence ATGCGAACACTGATCGTGCTGGCACTGGCCGGGCTCGGCGCCCAGCTCGTGGACGGCAGTCTGGGCATGGCGTACGGCGTCACGTCGACCACGCTGCTGCTGGCCGTCGGCACCAACCCGGCCGCCGCCTCCGCGACCGTGCACCTGGCCGAGATAGGCACGACGCTCGTGTCCGGGGCCGCGCACTGGCGCTTCGGCAACGTCGACTGGCGGGTCGTGACACGCATCGGCGTACCGGGCGCCATCGGCGCCTTCGCCGGCGCCACCTTCCTCTCGAACCTCTCCACCGAGACCGCCGAGCCCGTGATGTCCCTCATCCTGCTCACCCTCGGCATCTACGTCCTCAGCCGATTCACCGTCTCCGGGCTGCCCACCACCAACCTGGACAAGCCGCTGCGCAGGCGCTTCCTCTCGCCGCTCGGCCTCGTCGCCGGTTTCGTGGACGCCACCGGCGGGGGCGGATGGGGCCCCGTGGGCACGCCCGCGCTGCTGGCCAGCGGGCGGATGGAACCCCGTAAGGTCATCGGCTCCATCGACACCAGCGAGTTCCTTGTCTCCGTGGCCGCCAGCCTGGGCTTCCTGGCCGGGCTCGGCTCCGAGGGCATCGACGCCACGTGGGTCGCCGCGCTGCTGCTCGGCGGCGTGATCGCCGCCCCGATCGCCGCGTGGCTCGTCCGGCACATCCCGCCCCGCGTGCTCGGCTCCGCGGTCGGCGGAGTCATCATCCTCACCAACGCCCGCACCCTGCTGCGCGGCGACTGGCTGAACGCGAGCGAGGGCGTCGTATGGACCGTGTACGTGGTCGTCTACGCGCTCTGGGCCGCGGCCGTCACGCACTCCATACGGGCGCACCTCCGGACGGAGGCGGAGGCGCGGGCTGCGGCTGGGTCCGCTTCCGCTTCCGCTTCCGCTGACGAGTCGGCAGCGGAGTCCGGGGCGGACGCCGGTGCCGGCAGGGTCCACGAACCGGCCGGGGCCGCGGCCGGGGCCCCGGCGGGGGCCGCCGCCGGGGCCCGTGACGACTCGTCGGGCCCCGACGAACCGACGGAGCCGACACCGGCGGTCTGA
- the murC gene encoding UDP-N-acetylmuramate--L-alanine ligase, producing the protein MERPHFIGIGGAGMSGIAKILTQRGARVAGSDARESESVAALRALGATVHIGHDAAHLAADATCVVISSAIRADNPELAAAAARDVPVVHRSDALAALMEGLRPLAVAGTHGKTTTTSMLAVSLRTLGLAPSYAIGGDLDVPGSNADQGAGEIFVAEADESDRSFHKYAPEVAIILNVELDHHANYASMDEIHDSFATFVGRVRPGGTLVVSADQQGARELTARVRGRDGLSVRTYGEAEDADVRVLSVTPHGLTSEVTVVLDGEELTFAVSVPGRHYALNAVAALTAGVAMGVPAPELAGALRSYTGVNRRLQLKGEVNGVQVIDSYAHHPTEMAADLDAVRGGATDGRVLVLFQPHLFSRTQELGAEMGAALALADASVVLDIYPAREDPIPGVTSTVIIDAARAAGADVHRAPAKEAAPELVAGMAKPGDLVLTMGAGDVTELGPLILDRLSD; encoded by the coding sequence ATGGAACGTCCGCACTTCATCGGCATCGGCGGCGCCGGAATGTCCGGCATCGCGAAGATCCTCACCCAGCGTGGCGCCCGCGTCGCGGGCAGCGACGCGCGCGAGTCGGAGAGCGTGGCGGCGCTGCGCGCTCTGGGCGCCACCGTGCACATCGGGCACGACGCCGCGCACCTCGCCGCCGACGCCACGTGCGTCGTCATCTCCAGCGCCATCCGCGCCGACAACCCGGAGCTGGCCGCGGCGGCGGCCCGTGACGTCCCGGTCGTGCACCGTTCCGACGCGCTCGCCGCGCTCATGGAGGGGCTGCGTCCGCTCGCCGTCGCGGGTACGCACGGCAAGACGACGACCACGTCGATGCTCGCCGTCAGCCTCCGTACGCTCGGGCTGGCCCCCTCGTACGCGATCGGCGGCGACCTCGACGTCCCCGGCTCGAACGCCGACCAGGGCGCCGGCGAGATCTTCGTCGCGGAGGCGGACGAGAGCGACCGCAGCTTCCACAAGTACGCGCCCGAGGTCGCGATCATTCTCAACGTGGAGCTGGACCACCACGCCAACTACGCGTCGATGGACGAGATCCACGACTCGTTCGCCACCTTCGTCGGCCGCGTACGCCCCGGCGGCACCCTCGTCGTCTCCGCCGACCAGCAGGGTGCCCGGGAGCTGACGGCGCGCGTGCGCGGACGCGACGGCCTGAGCGTCCGTACGTACGGGGAGGCCGAGGACGCCGACGTACGCGTCCTGAGCGTCACCCCGCACGGGCTGACCAGCGAGGTCACCGTCGTACTCGACGGCGAGGAGCTGACGTTCGCGGTGTCCGTGCCCGGCCGCCACTACGCGCTCAACGCGGTCGCCGCCCTCACCGCGGGCGTCGCCATGGGCGTCCCCGCGCCCGAACTGGCCGGCGCGCTGCGCTCGTACACCGGCGTGAACCGCCGGCTCCAGCTCAAGGGCGAGGTGAACGGCGTACAGGTCATCGACTCGTACGCGCACCACCCCACGGAGATGGCCGCCGACCTGGACGCCGTACGCGGCGGCGCCACCGACGGGAGGGTGCTGGTGCTGTTCCAGCCGCACCTGTTCAGCCGTACGCAGGAGCTGGGGGCCGAGATGGGCGCCGCGCTGGCGCTCGCGGACGCCTCCGTGGTGCTGGACATCTATCCCGCCCGCGAGGACCCGATTCCGGGCGTCACCAGCACCGTCATCATCGACGCGGCGCGCGCGGCGGGCGCCGACGTACACCGGGCGCCCGCCAAGGAGGCGGCGCCGGAGCTGGTGGCGGGAATGGCGAAGCCCGGTGATCTCGTTCTCACCATGGGGGCGGGCGACGTCACGGAGCTCGGCCCGCTGATCCTCGATCGCCTGTCGGACTGA
- a CDS encoding lantibiotic dehydratase has product MRRQRRPDPRLLDHEIPVAVYADRAAPGTLDLDDIGVCADRDELRLVRLSDGAAVLHTFATDGAPAGEWDAALLLR; this is encoded by the coding sequence ATGCGGCGCCAACGTCGCCCAGACCCCCGGCTGCTCGACCACGAGATCCCGGTCGCCGTCTACGCCGACCGTGCCGCGCCCGGCACCCTCGACCTCGACGACATCGGCGTCTGCGCGGACCGGGACGAGCTGCGGCTGGTACGGCTCAGCGACGGCGCCGCGGTCCTCCACACGTTCGCGACGGACGGCGCGCCCGCCGGGGAGTGGGACGCGGCGCTGCTCCTCAGGTGA
- a CDS encoding ABC transporter permease, with protein MTDDPRQHDGSPADGSPGDGSPALRSRRSGPRRELRAVHALVHRELLRLIGERTRTALVLVQPVFYLLLLGGGLASVIPDRTVGGDYRAFLFPGVLVMTVQAPAMGVGMRLIIDRESGYLRETLMAPVRRSTLLYGSCLGGTTVATTQGVLLLALTTGLIGLPYHPALLAVLLLGMILTAFTFSALTLALAVRIRTVETFGTVLGLAMMPLLFLSGAFFPLTALPSWVAVLTSLNPLSYAVDALRRCIMHYAPGHRAVGGPEWAGWQPPVPLELGVLAAAGAGALLWAARRFARPE; from the coding sequence ATCACCGACGACCCCCGGCAGCACGACGGTTCCCCCGCCGACGGTTCCCCGGGCGACGGCTCCCCCGCCCTCCGGTCCCGCCGCTCCGGCCCGCGGCGGGAACTGCGCGCCGTCCACGCCCTGGTACACCGCGAGTTGCTGCGGCTCATCGGCGAACGCACGCGTACGGCACTGGTCCTCGTCCAGCCCGTCTTCTATCTCCTGCTGCTCGGCGGCGGCCTGGCGTCCGTCATCCCCGACCGGACCGTGGGCGGCGACTACCGCGCGTTCCTGTTTCCCGGCGTTCTGGTGATGACCGTGCAGGCACCGGCCATGGGCGTCGGCATGCGCCTCATCATCGACCGGGAGAGCGGCTACCTCCGCGAGACCCTGATGGCACCCGTACGCCGCTCAACCCTGCTGTACGGGAGCTGCCTCGGCGGTACGACCGTGGCGACCACGCAGGGCGTCCTGCTGCTGGCACTGACCACCGGCCTGATCGGGCTGCCGTACCACCCGGCGCTGCTGGCCGTCCTGCTGCTCGGCATGATCCTGACGGCCTTCACCTTCTCGGCGCTGACGCTCGCCCTGGCCGTACGCATCCGCACCGTCGAGACCTTCGGCACGGTGCTGGGGCTGGCGATGATGCCGCTGCTGTTCCTCTCCGGGGCGTTCTTCCCGCTTACGGCGCTGCCCTCGTGGGTGGCCGTACTGACCTCGCTCAACCCGCTGTCGTACGCCGTCGACGCGCTGCGCCGCTGCATCATGCACTACGCGCCGGGCCACAGGGCGGTGGGCGGCCCGGAATGGGCGGGCTGGCAGCCGCCCGTACCGCTGGAACTCGGCGTTCTGGCGGCGGCGGGGGCGGGGGCTCTGCTGTGGGCGGCCCGAAGGTTCGCCCGCCCCGAGTGA
- the msrB gene encoding peptide-methionine (R)-S-oxide reductase MsrB yields the protein MAYDIDKPDEQWREELTPEEYRVLREAGTERAFTGEYTDTKTTGVYSCRACGAELFRSDTKFESHCGWPSFYDPADSSAVELISDRSMGMVRTEVRCAACGSHLGHVFEGEGYPTPTDQRYCINSISLRLTPTTEG from the coding sequence ATGGCGTACGACATCGACAAGCCGGATGAGCAGTGGCGCGAGGAGCTGACTCCCGAGGAGTACCGGGTGCTGCGCGAGGCGGGCACGGAGCGGGCGTTCACGGGTGAGTACACGGACACCAAGACGACGGGCGTGTACAGCTGCCGGGCGTGCGGCGCGGAGCTGTTCCGCTCCGACACGAAGTTCGAGTCGCACTGCGGCTGGCCGTCCTTCTACGACCCCGCGGACAGCTCCGCCGTCGAGCTGATCTCCGACCGCTCCATGGGGATGGTCCGCACGGAGGTCCGCTGCGCGGCGTGCGGCTCGCACCTGGGCCACGTCTTCGAGGGCGAGGGCTACCCGACGCCGACGGACCAGCGGTACTGCATCAACTCCATCTCGCTCCGGCTCACCCCGACGACCGAGGGCTGA
- a CDS encoding PQQ-binding-like beta-propeller repeat protein, whose protein sequence is MARRRTHAVAGAVLLALLAGSACTGGGGGGEKKAEPAVPKPLRQLWDTKVTASATSRIGWLTDDTVTLHEPESGALHGYDAGSGRHRWKLTPPTGAGRVCDTSGEVNGQGVGGVVFAAGDEGECTLAAAVDSRTGRVLWSRQLGEQQGDGPNAGVSVSEKALTVTGRCDELRRMRLADGKPLPTLLPRDTDCSHDTAHNARRIAALDDPGTPEGDEREAAFVLYDPDTGKELWRRPADGRGPELGALLADDPVTLVTQDKGQRYIRTYDGNGKPVHVLGKELSNAVDEVSGQRLAAEGVLVTRFANDPRTYAYDLRTGKTLWRKALGSSTLLLGVSDGQLVTRSSLVPKGTARIQEWLIGYDLRDGTRRTLGRERKPEGAALSGAPAVHKRKLYSLVGTDSAGTYALRAYALPERGDTTDYPTQPPPGTAVKWRKGDLRPERTLLACEAVTAETREKMKLTGDRPPPDNCVWQERDQPEGSERELSVRVSTHEPGEPGSGGGSGSGGPAKTAVESARHAYDTAQYLDGAPAVRGLGEQAKGKVYSLSTHLIVRYRNVTIEVRAEGIGDRDSDRTPSRQQLKEAAHAAAADVLRRLGDKSG, encoded by the coding sequence GTGGCACGAAGGCGTACGCACGCGGTGGCCGGGGCGGTGCTGCTGGCGCTGCTCGCGGGCAGCGCCTGTACGGGCGGCGGCGGGGGCGGGGAGAAGAAGGCGGAACCGGCGGTGCCGAAGCCGCTGAGGCAGCTGTGGGACACGAAGGTCACGGCGAGCGCCACCAGCCGTATCGGCTGGCTCACCGACGACACCGTGACGCTGCACGAACCGGAGAGCGGCGCGCTGCACGGCTACGACGCGGGCTCCGGCAGGCACCGCTGGAAGCTGACGCCGCCCACGGGGGCCGGCAGGGTGTGCGACACATCCGGGGAGGTCAACGGGCAGGGCGTCGGCGGCGTGGTCTTCGCTGCCGGGGACGAGGGCGAGTGCACGCTCGCGGCGGCCGTGGACTCCCGTACGGGCAGGGTGCTGTGGTCGAGGCAGCTCGGCGAGCAGCAGGGCGACGGCCCCAACGCCGGGGTCAGCGTCAGCGAGAAGGCGCTGACGGTCACCGGCCGCTGCGACGAACTGCGCCGCATGCGCCTGGCCGACGGCAAGCCACTGCCGACGCTGCTGCCGCGCGACACCGACTGCTCGCACGACACGGCGCACAACGCCCGCCGCATCGCCGCCCTCGACGACCCCGGCACGCCGGAGGGCGACGAGCGGGAGGCGGCGTTCGTGCTGTACGACCCGGACACCGGCAAGGAGTTGTGGCGCCGCCCCGCCGACGGCAGGGGCCCCGAGCTGGGGGCGCTGCTGGCGGACGACCCGGTCACGCTGGTGACGCAGGACAAGGGGCAGCGGTACATCCGTACGTACGACGGGAACGGCAAGCCCGTACACGTCCTCGGCAAGGAGCTGAGCAACGCCGTGGACGAGGTGAGCGGGCAGCGGCTGGCCGCGGAGGGCGTGTTGGTGACCCGGTTCGCCAACGACCCGCGCACGTACGCCTACGACCTCCGCACCGGCAAGACGCTGTGGCGCAAGGCGCTGGGCTCCAGCACCCTGCTGCTGGGCGTGAGCGACGGGCAGCTCGTCACGCGGTCGTCGCTGGTGCCCAAGGGGACGGCCCGCATCCAGGAGTGGCTGATCGGCTACGACCTGCGGGACGGCACACGCCGGACCCTCGGCAGGGAGCGCAAGCCCGAGGGGGCGGCGCTGAGCGGTGCGCCCGCGGTGCACAAGCGGAAGCTGTACTCGCTGGTCGGCACGGACTCCGCCGGTACGTACGCCCTGCGCGCCTACGCGCTCCCCGAACGCGGCGACACCACCGACTACCCCACACAGCCTCCGCCGGGGACGGCCGTCAAGTGGCGCAAGGGCGACCTGCGGCCGGAGCGGACACTCCTCGCGTGCGAGGCGGTGACCGCGGAGACCCGGGAGAAGATGAAGCTGACCGGCGACCGGCCGCCGCCCGACAACTGCGTCTGGCAGGAGAGAGACCAACCGGAAGGCAGCGAACGGGAGTTGTCGGTACGCGTCTCGACGCACGAGCCAGGGGAGCCCGGCAGCGGAGGCGGCAGCGGCAGCGGTGGCCCGGCGAAGACGGCGGTGGAGAGCGCGCGGCACGCGTACGACACGGCCCAGTACCTCGACGGGGCACCGGCGGTACGCGGGCTGGGCGAGCAGGCCAAGGGCAAGGTGTACAGCCTGTCCACGCACCTGATCGTGCGCTACCGCAACGTCACCATCGAGGTCAGGGCGGAGGGGATCGGCGACCGGGACAGCGACCGTACGCCGTCCCGTCAGCAACTCAAGGAGGCGGCGCACGCGGCCGCGGCGGACGTGCTGAGGCGGCTGGGCGACAAGAGCGGCTAG